In Nonlabens agnitus, the DNA window ACTCGTGACCTATAAAAAGTCCCACTCGTTTATGATCTTCATCTCCGGTGATGCCGTTTTCTGGAAAACTATTGGCTTGATAATCTCGGAATTCTCTAAGAAACTCGGCTACAAATAATTCCACACCAGCATGCAAACTGCTTTTGATATTGATGCGCTTATCAGCATACACCGAGAAATCATAAAACGGATGCTGACCACTACCGCGGTAATCGCTCTCGTTAAAACCTAGTCGAGCCATGGCGTTGATGCCAATAGGCTCTGTATAACCACGTTTTTCCCAGATCTTATATTCTGGAATCTCGTCACGATTCAAGGTGTAATTGATACCTGCGTTAAAAAACCAGGTGTTGGTAGAATTGTTGGGCGCACGCACATTAGCATTAGAATAATGTATAATACTCACACCAGCATGAAAACCTAGACCTTTGTAGATGTTCTCCTTTCTATAGTTTGCCACCAGATAAGTAGAACTGGTGATGGTCGTTCCGTAAGCATTGTTCTGCGGATTTGTCTCCACATCAAATGGTTTAGTCATGTAGGCCAGTCCTTGACCAACCCTAAACTGCAAATTCCTGTTGAAGAAGTGAAAATTGTAATGCGCATAGGCGCTATAGGCCTCGCCCAGGTTATAATTTTTCATGTCCTGATAGGCAGCGCTGAAACCCCAATCTGGAAAACCGTAGCGCGATTCCCATTCTTCTTCTCCAAAGGTCTTGCGATTGTAACTAAGCAAAACACCTTTGGGATGCTCTGTAATGAGGTGGGAAATATCTGGATTGTGCTGCAGGATGGTCCCATGCATCAAGGATACGTCTAGGGTCGCAATCTTAGGAAATTGTTCTTGGGATTGTGCTGTTATCGCTTTCGCGAAAGCGAGAAAAACCACAAGAATTATAAAACGGTTCGTCATTAGGGCGAAACTACATTAAAAAATAGCTTTGGCAATGTCGTAAATATTATCGCTTTTTCCCATGCTGTAAAAATGCAGCACCGGTACATCGTGCGCCATTAACTCGCGGCACTGCTCGATGCAAAACTCCACGCCTACCTGACGTACGTCTTTATTTGTCTTACAGTTTTCTACCGCATCTACTAAATCTTGCGGTATGTCCAGATGGAACGTTTTAGGAAGCAATTGTAAGTGTGCCTTAGTCGCGATAGGCTTGATTCCTGGGATGATAGGTATGGTTATGCCTATGTCGCGAGCCGCTTTGACAAAATCAAAATATTTCTGGTTGTCAAAGAACATCTGGGTCACTACGTAATGTGCACCGGCTTCCACTTTATCCTTCAAGCGCTTTAAATCGGTTTTCATGCTGGGTGATTCCTCATGCTTTTCTGGATAACCAGCCACACCTATGCAAAAATCCACATCACAGGAAATTTCAATAACATCATGCAAGTAGTGTCCTTTATTCAAATCATTGATTTGCTTCACCAGATCGATGGCATATTTATGACCACCATCTGTACTCTCAAAGCGCTTTTCTTCCTTACGGGCATCGCCGCGCAGCGCCATGACATTATCAATCTCTAGATATTGACAGTCTACTAGAAGATATTCTGTTTCCTGCTGGGTAAAACCACCACAAAGCAAATGTGGCACGGTATCCACGTCATATTTATTCTGTATCGCAGCACAAATTCCCAACGTTCCAGGTCGCATTCTGGTGAGTTTTTTCTCCAGCAAACCGCCTTTTTTCTCTATGTAGATAAACTCTTCTCGAGAGGTTGTCACGTCTATAAATGGCGGCTTGAATTCCATCAAGGGATCGATATTGTTGTAGAGTTCTTGTATCGACTTGCCCTTTACTGGTGGTATGATCTCAAAGCTAAACAGCGCTTGATCTGCTTGCTTGATATGGTCGGTAATCTTCATGTAGTCCTTTGTGTATTAATCCGCAATATTTGGGTTGAGCCATTTTTCTGCTTTGGCAAGAGAGATTCCTTTCCGCTCTGCATAATCCTTTACTTGGTCATCTTTGATCTTGCCTAATCCAAAATAGCGTGATTCTGGATGCGCGATGTAGTATCCAGAAACGCTTGCTGCCGGCCACATGGCAAGACTTTCTGTAAGCGTTACTCCTATTTTTTCTTCCACTTGCAATAATTCCCAGATCGTTTCTTTTTCTAAGTGGTCTGGACAAGCTGGATAACCTGGCGCAGGTCGTATGCCTTTGTAGGCTTCTTTGATCAAGTCATTGTTTTCCAACTGCTCGTCGCTGGCATAACCCCAGAATTCCTTACGTATTTTTAGGTGCAGATATTCGGCTAGCGCTTCGGCGAGTCGGTCAGCAAGGGCCTTGAGCATGATGGAATTATAGTCGTCATGATCTTTTTCAAATTGTTTTGCTCGTTCTGGAACGCCAAAACCTGTTGTCACACAAAAAGCCCCAATGTAATCCTGTGTTCCAGAAGCTGCCGGTGCGATAAAGTCAGATAGTGCTATTTGAGGCTTTCCAACCGCTTTTTTGGACTGCTGGCGTAAGGTTCTAAAAATATATTCAGCATCTGTTCCATGTACCTCAATATCATCCTGATCGTTGGAATTTGCTGGGAACAAACCGTAGAGCGCTTTGGCATCCAGCCATTTCTCATCAATGATCTGCTTCAACATTTCCTGTGCATCTGCGAACAAATCTGTAGCCTGCTCGCCCACGATTTCATCTTTCAAAATATCTGGATAACGACCGTGCAAATCCCAACTGCGGAAGAAGGGCGACCAGTCGATATATTCTGAAATTTCTTTGAGGTCCAAGTTTGTCAATTCGTGAACACCCAATTTGTTAGGCTTTACAGCCTGATAGGTATCCCAATCTGTGGTCCATTTATTTTTTCTGGCTTGTTCGATGGTTAGAAAATCTTTCTTTTTGGCTCTACCTAGAAACTCATCACGCAGTTTTGAATACTCCTCTTTTTTCGCTTTCGCGAAAGCGAAATAATCTTCGTCCTTATCGCCTGTCAATTCTCCAGCGACCGTTACCGCGCGGCTGGCATCGTTGACGTGAACGATCGTGCCATCATATTCTGGGGCAATTTTTACAGCGGTATGGGCTCTTGAAGTAGTCGCGCCACCTATCATGAGTGGCACATTGAAGTTGCGGCGCTTCATTTCTTTGGCGATATAGACCATCTCGTCCAGTGATGGAGTTATCAAACCACTCAGGCCGATGATATCGACTTGATGCTCGATCGCAGCATCCAGAATTTTCTCTGGCGGCACCATCACACCAAGATCAATAATCTCATAATTATTGCAGGCCAAAACTACCGAAACAATGTTCTTACCTATGTCGTGTACGTCGCCTTTTACGGTGGCCATTAATACCTTTGGGGCGCTAGCCCCTAAATCCCCAAAGGGGACTTTTTTGAGTTCGTTTTGAACTTCGTTCAAAACGGACTCAATGTTGTTGAGTACTTGTTCGTTTTTGAATCTGATCACTTTGAAGCCATGATCTTCCAACCATTCTGTTCTTTCTTGATCTTTTTCTTGTTGTTCGTAGTTTTCGTGGTAGCCTCCATCAATTTCTATGATTAGATTTTTCTTTAAGCAAACAAAATCGGCAATATACATACCTATAATATGCTCACGTCGGAACTTGTATCCCTCCAATTTTTTATTGCTCAAGGCTTCCCACATTTTAGCTTCAGCAGGAGTTGGATTTTTTCGCTTTTCTTTTACCCTTTTTCGCAACAAGTCGTAGGCGATTGGGTTGGCAGTACGCCAACTGGTAAAAGTCCCCTTTGGGGATTTAGGGGCTTGGAGTCTGAGTTTCTCTTTCTCTGCTTCAATATAGGGTAACAGATATGCCACGGCCTTTTTCATGACTCGAGCACTTTTCACCACTTGTGGCAAGAACATTTTACCCGAACCAAACAGATCACCCACGACATTCATACCTGTCATTAAATGACCTTCAATCACCTCGATGGGCGCGCTTGAGGCTTTTCGCGCTTCTTCTACATCTTCAATGATAAAAGCGTCCACTCCTTTTACTAAAGCTCTTGTGATTCTATCCTGTAATGGTAACTCTCGCCAGCTATTGTCAATGGTACTCGTGCGTGTGGTTTGCGTAACGTTTTCTGCATAATCCAGTAAACGCTCTGTAGCGTCATCACGGCGGTTGAGCAATACATCTTCTACATGATCGAGTAGCTCTTTATCAATATCATCATAGACTTCTAGCAATGCAGGATTCACGATTCCCATATTCATACCAGCCTTGATCGCATGGTACAAAAAGGCGCTGTGCATGGCTTCCCGCACTTTATCATTCCCACGAAAGCTAAAACTCACATTACTCACGCCACCACTAACACTAGCATATGGCAAGTTTTCACGCACCCATCGGGTCCCTTCAATAAAGTCCAAGGCATTAAGTTTATGCTCGTCCATTCCCGTAGCCACCGGAAAAATATTAAGGTCAAAGATGATGTCTTCTGGAGCGAACTTGACTTCATTAACCAAAATATCATAGCTGCGCTTGGCAATCTCGATGCGGCGTTCATAGGTGTCTGCTTGACCTACTTCATCAAAGGCCATGACAATCACGGCAGCGCCATAACGCTTGATAGCCTTGGCATGTTTTATAAATTCTTCTTCGCCTTCTTTTAAGCTTATAGAATTGACAACGCATTTGCCTTGTACCACTTGCAATCCAGCCTCAATAATTTCCCATTTGGAACTATCGATCATGATAGGCACTCTGGAAATATCAGGTTCTGCAGCGATCAGGTTGAGAAACTTGACCATGGCGGCTTTACCATCGATCAGGCCGTCGTCCATATTGATGTCAATGATCTGGGCACCGTTATCCACCTGGTCGCGAGCAACATCCAGCGCTTCATCAAACTTCTCTTCCTTAATAAGACGTAAGAATTTTTTGGAACCAGCAACATTGGTGCGCTCACCCACATTGACAAAGTTGCTTTCTGGAGTAATAACTAACGGCTCAAGGCCGCTTAGTTTTAGTGGTCTAAATTCTTTCTTATCCATGCGCCAAAGTTTGTAGGGATGGAATAATTCTAGGCTGATATTCGGCAGCTATTTTTGCAATAGCGGCAATGTGTTCTGGTGTGGTACCACAACAACCACCTATGATATTGACCAAAGATTTGTCGAGATATTCTCTAATTTGTGAAGCCATCTGTTCTGGCGACTCATCATATTCTCCAAAGGCGTTAGGCAATCCCGCATTGGGATATGCACTTATTCCATAATTGGACTTACTAGCTACAGTCTCTAAATAAGGTGTGAGTTGTTTGGCACCTAAGGCGCAATTGAAACCAAAAGACAACAGCGGTATATGCTCAATCGAAATCATAAAAGCCTCGGCTGTCTGACCACTTAAGGTTCTTCCAGAGGCATCTGTAATTGTGCCGCTTACCATGACTGGTATATCAAGATTAAGTTCTTCTTTCAATTCTTCAATGGCAAAAAGAGCAGCTTTAGCATTGAGTGTGTCAAAAACAGTTTCTACCAACAAAATATCCACGCCACCTTTGATCAATCCAGCTGCTTGTTGTTTGTAAGCTTTTCGTAACTCTTCAAATGTTATAGCGCGATAACCAGGATCGCTCACATCTGGCGACATGCTGGCGGTTTTGTTGGTCGGACCTATAGCGCCTGCAACAAACCTAGGTTTGTGTGGTTCTTTTGCTGTGAAATCGTCGGCTACTTTGCGGGCAATTCGAGCACTTTCAACGTTTAATTCATCCACCAAAAATTCCATGTGATAATCTGCCATGGCGATCGTAGTTGCACTAAACGTATTGGTCTCTACGATATCTGCTCCAGCCGCAAAGTATTGGGCATGGACACCAGCAATGGCCTCTGGCTGAGTGATGGACAGCAAATCATTGTTTCCTTTCACATCAGATGCGTAGTCTGCAAAGCGCTCGCCTCTAAAGTCTTCTTCTGTGAATTTATGCCGTTGCAACATGGTTCCCATGGCACCATCCAGTACGAGGATGCGTTCTTGCAATGCCTTATATAATGTCGTATTCTTCAATCTTTGTGTTTATGTGATCATGCTCACCTGCATTAAGTTTGATCCATAGCATGAGCTACAGATAAACTTGATGTTTGAGTTGGATATCGCTTTCGCGAAAGCGAAAACAAATCAAATATTAAAGAAAGATGTGCGGATAATTTGCTCGTTATCTTTCCACGCAATCGCATGGTAGAATGAGGCACCTTCTACAATCGTAGGGTTGCCAAGGTCTCAACGGGTCTAATCCCTGAACCTTTCTTTATAACTCAAAATGCAATGAACTAGTACAAATATGGGCTTTGGAAAATCAAAAACAAAATTAAAGTGAAAAATAAAATTGATTTTGTCTATAGTTTAGACTTCGACCTTGTGGCACCAGCCATTTTTTAAACTAGAGTGCCTCTTTTTTAAACTTTTCTGAAACGAATTGATTTCGACAGGCTCAGCCTGACGTAAAATTCACTATTCTTCAGGAGCCAATTCAATCACCAATCCTTCTAAATTTTCCGTAATCGGGATCTGGCAGCCTAGTCGGGAATTCTCTTTGACGTTTTGGGCTTCCCAAAGCATGGCTTCTTCATCATCATTGCGCTCACCTAAATCGTGATCACTGATGATGTAGCACTGACAGGTGGCGCACATGGCCATACCGCCGCAAACGGCTTGCACGGGTAAATCATAAGCCTTGCAGACTTCCATGACGTTCATGTTCATGTCTGTAGGCGCATCGACCTCGTGGCGCTGGCCATCGCGATCGATGATGGTCATTTTGATATCAGACATTCTGCTTATTGCCTATTTTTTTAACGACTGCTTTTTCGGCTTCCTTACGTGAACCATCGAATCCATCAATACCACCAACGGTTGTGTATTTCATCACATACCGTTTGTCTGGAAAGATGCGTTGATAAGCACTCTGACACATCAAAGTGGCCTCGTGAAAACCACAAAGGATCAATTTCAATTTACCAGGATAGGTGTTCACATCGCCTATGGCATAGATGCCTGGAATGTTGGTTTGGTAATCTAAAGTGTTGTCCACTTTAATAGCATTCTTTTCTATTTCCAGACCCCAATCTGCTATTGGGCCTAGTTTAGGCGCCAAACCAAATAACGGTATAAAAGCATCGCATTCGATTACTTCCATTCGTTTTGCCTCGTCGTTGTGTTGTAGGAGCACCGATTCCACTTTTCCATCGCCGTTGATATCTAAGATTTCCGCAGGTGTGACCAATCTTATTTTATCTTGTTGGACCAATTCCTCTACTTTCTCGACACTATCTAGCGCACCGCGGAATTCCTCTCGTCTATGAACCAGAGTTACTTCGCTAGCGACGTCTGCCAAAAATATAGACCAATCCAAAGCACTATCGCCACCACCGGCAATGACTACTTTTTTGTCGCGATAAACCTCAGGATCTTTGATCATATAAGCTAGACCGTTGTCCTCGTAATTTTCGATTCCATCAATGGCTGGTTTGCGAGGTTCAAACGATCCTAAACCACCAGCAATGGCGACTACTTTAGCATGGTGCTTAGTTCCTTTACTGGTCGTCACTATAAAGCTACCATCTTCTTGTTTTTCAATGGTTTCGGCGCGCTCTCCTAAGGTAAAACCAGGCTGGAACGGTTCGATTTGCTTCATGAGATTATCTACCAGATCACCAGCTAGAACTTCTGGAAAACCAGGAATATCATAGATGGGTTTTTTAGGGTACAATTCTGTACACTGACCACCAGGTTGGGCTAGTGCGTCTATGATATGACACTTCAGCTTTAACAATCCTGCTTCAAAAACCGCAAAAAGACCTGTAGGACCAGCGCCTATGATTAAAATATCTGTGGTAATCATCTCTTTCTCCATAGCAATAAATTTCCTTTTTAAGGAATTGCAAAGGTCGTTACCAAACGGCAGCTAAACAAGTGTTTATGATGATGGTTTTGACAGAGATAAGAATCAAGAAACAGGAAACAAGAGTTTGTAGTAATTGCTTAACTAAGACCTAATAAATCATTCGATGAACCCAACCGCAGCGGTATTTCTACTTTGTGGTTCGATCAAAATAAAACGACCTAATTCTTTAGATTGATCGTAGGTTATTGCTGGAATGGGTTTACTCAATTTAAGCTGAATCCTTGCAATGTCGTTGAGTTCCAGAAGCTCGACTTCCGTGATGTCCTGGCGGAAATCGGTAGACTTTTTGGAAAGGATGTGTTCCACACGACAAGTCATGCGCTGCGTTCCATATTGAAGATGGAATTTAGTGCGTGGACGTAATGGTGTGCTATCCATCCAGCAAATGGTCGCTTGAATGGTTTTGGTCAGCTCAAAATCTGCTGGCAATTGCGTCATTAAGACATCACCACGATCCACATTGACTTCATCTTTCAACGTCACACTGACTGAACTGCCTACTGGAGCCTCATCATAACTGTCGCCATTGAAATAAATACCATCAATCATACTTGTTTTCATTGATGGCAACACGGTAATCTCGTCACCAGTGGACAAGTGCGCGCCTTTGATGCGACCCGCAAAACCACGGTAATCGTGATA includes these proteins:
- a CDS encoding acyloxyacyl hydrolase — protein: MTNRFIILVVFLAFAKAITAQSQEQFPKIATLDVSLMHGTILQHNPDISHLITEHPKGVLLSYNRKTFGEEEWESRYGFPDWGFSAAYQDMKNYNLGEAYSAYAHYNFHFFNRNLQFRVGQGLAYMTKPFDVETNPQNNAYGTTITSSTYLVANYRKENIYKGLGFHAGVSIIHYSNANVRAPNNSTNTWFFNAGINYTLNRDEIPEYKIWEKRGYTEPIGINAMARLGFNESDYRGSGQHPFYDFSVYADKRINIKSSLHAGVELFVAEFLREFRDYQANSFPENGITGDEDHKRVGLFIGHELHLGKTSVLSQFGYYVYQPIEFESKFYNRLGLQRRLTDNIFASVTVKAHGAKAEGVSLGIGYRFKEVFNSKAEL
- the metF gene encoding methylenetetrahydrofolate reductase [NAD(P)H] — protein: MKITDHIKQADQALFSFEIIPPVKGKSIQELYNNIDPLMEFKPPFIDVTTSREEFIYIEKKGGLLEKKLTRMRPGTLGICAAIQNKYDVDTVPHLLCGGFTQQETEYLLVDCQYLEIDNVMALRGDARKEEKRFESTDGGHKYAIDLVKQINDLNKGHYLHDVIEISCDVDFCIGVAGYPEKHEESPSMKTDLKRLKDKVEAGAHYVVTQMFFDNQKYFDFVKAARDIGITIPIIPGIKPIATKAHLQLLPKTFHLDIPQDLVDAVENCKTNKDVRQVGVEFCIEQCRELMAHDVPVLHFYSMGKSDNIYDIAKAIF
- a CDS encoding vitamin B12 dependent-methionine synthase activation domain-containing protein, with the protein product MDKKEFRPLKLSGLEPLVITPESNFVNVGERTNVAGSKKFLRLIKEEKFDEALDVARDQVDNGAQIIDINMDDGLIDGKAAMVKFLNLIAAEPDISRVPIMIDSSKWEIIEAGLQVVQGKCVVNSISLKEGEEEFIKHAKAIKRYGAAVIVMAFDEVGQADTYERRIEIAKRSYDILVNEVKFAPEDIIFDLNIFPVATGMDEHKLNALDFIEGTRWVRENLPYASVSGGVSNVSFSFRGNDKVREAMHSAFLYHAIKAGMNMGIVNPALLEVYDDIDKELLDHVEDVLLNRRDDATERLLDYAENVTQTTRTSTIDNSWRELPLQDRITRALVKGVDAFIIEDVEEARKASSAPIEVIEGHLMTGMNVVGDLFGSGKMFLPQVVKSARVMKKAVAYLLPYIEAEKEKLRLQAPKSPKGTFTSWRTANPIAYDLLRKRVKEKRKNPTPAEAKMWEALSNKKLEGYKFRREHIIGMYIADFVCLKKNLIIEIDGGYHENYEQQEKDQERTEWLEDHGFKVIRFKNEQVLNNIESVLNEVQNELKKVPFGDLGASAPKVLMATVKGDVHDIGKNIVSVVLACNNYEIIDLGVMVPPEKILDAAIEHQVDIIGLSGLITPSLDEMVYIAKEMKRRNFNVPLMIGGATTSRAHTAVKIAPEYDGTIVHVNDASRAVTVAGELTGDKDEDYFAFAKAKKEEYSKLRDEFLGRAKKKDFLTIEQARKNKWTTDWDTYQAVKPNKLGVHELTNLDLKEISEYIDWSPFFRSWDLHGRYPDILKDEIVGEQATDLFADAQEMLKQIIDEKWLDAKALYGLFPANSNDQDDIEVHGTDAEYIFRTLRQQSKKAVGKPQIALSDFIAPAASGTQDYIGAFCVTTGFGVPERAKQFEKDHDDYNSIMLKALADRLAEALAEYLHLKIRKEFWGYASDEQLENNDLIKEAYKGIRPAPGYPACPDHLEKETIWELLQVEEKIGVTLTESLAMWPAASVSGYYIAHPESRYFGLGKIKDDQVKDYAERKGISLAKAEKWLNPNIAD
- a CDS encoding homocysteine S-methyltransferase family protein, with amino-acid sequence MKNTTLYKALQERILVLDGAMGTMLQRHKFTEEDFRGERFADYASDVKGNNDLLSITQPEAIAGVHAQYFAAGADIVETNTFSATTIAMADYHMEFLVDELNVESARIARKVADDFTAKEPHKPRFVAGAIGPTNKTASMSPDVSDPGYRAITFEELRKAYKQQAAGLIKGGVDILLVETVFDTLNAKAALFAIEELKEELNLDIPVMVSGTITDASGRTLSGQTAEAFMISIEHIPLLSFGFNCALGAKQLTPYLETVASKSNYGISAYPNAGLPNAFGEYDESPEQMASQIREYLDKSLVNIIGGCCGTTPEHIAAIAKIAAEYQPRIIPSLQTLAHG
- a CDS encoding 2Fe-2S iron-sulfur cluster-binding protein, which codes for MSDIKMTIIDRDGQRHEVDAPTDMNMNVMEVCKAYDLPVQAVCGGMAMCATCQCYIISDHDLGERNDDEEAMLWEAQNVKENSRLGCQIPITENLEGLVIELAPEE
- a CDS encoding NAD(P)/FAD-dependent oxidoreductase; this translates as MITTDILIIGAGPTGLFAVFEAGLLKLKCHIIDALAQPGGQCTELYPKKPIYDIPGFPEVLAGDLVDNLMKQIEPFQPGFTLGERAETIEKQEDGSFIVTTSKGTKHHAKVVAIAGGLGSFEPRKPAIDGIENYEDNGLAYMIKDPEVYRDKKVVIAGGGDSALDWSIFLADVASEVTLVHRREEFRGALDSVEKVEELVQQDKIRLVTPAEILDINGDGKVESVLLQHNDEAKRMEVIECDAFIPLFGLAPKLGPIADWGLEIEKNAIKVDNTLDYQTNIPGIYAIGDVNTYPGKLKLILCGFHEATLMCQSAYQRIFPDKRYVMKYTTVGGIDGFDGSRKEAEKAVVKKIGNKQNV